Proteins from a single region of Primulina tabacum isolate GXHZ01 chromosome 5, ASM2559414v2, whole genome shotgun sequence:
- the LOC142546653 gene encoding cyclin-D5-1-like isoform X2, protein MLIQRETIFQSNIEDCPVKSERKWLNSARLDAIKWILDTRARFGFQFGTAYLSLVYFDRFLSRKTIQDGMLWAIRLLSLVCLFLAAKMEESEPQPLSKYRVNDYNFEGNLIQRMELIVLTTLEWRMCCVTPFAYLNYFIIKFCGELRHKELATRAAELTLLLMEEINVAEHPPSTVAAAAVLAACDYGLTRNIVEIKINEVPSLEKDHTFSCYSLLRRIVVLKSKSPKTVVTPYSWNTNSSSIDALDDDARMKSKAGTNRRLNYTDLDEQSSLRKAS, encoded by the exons ATGTTAATTCAAAGAGAAACCATTTTTCAATCCAACATCGAAGATTGTCCTGTAAAGAGTGAAAGAAAATGGCTGAATTCTGCACGTTTGGATGCCATCAAATGGATTCTTGAT ACAAGGGCTCGTTTTGGATTCCAATTCGGCACTGCTTATTTATCACTGGTTTATTTTGATCGGTTCCTGTCGAGAAAAACGATtcag GATGGAATGTTGTGGGCAATTCGATTGCTATCACTTGTTTGCTTATTTTTGGCTGCGAAAATGGAGGAATCTGAACCACAGCCATTATCGAAATATCGTGTAAATGATTATAATTTCGAAGGAAATTTGATTCAGAGAATGGAATTAATAGTCTTGACTACTTTGGAATGGAGGATGTGTTGTGTCACTCCTTTTGCTTATCTTAACTATTTCATCATCAAGTTCTGTGGTGAACTCAGGCATAAGGAACTGGCAACTCGGGCCGCTGAATTAACCTTGCTTTTGATGGAAG AAATTAATGTAGCCGAACATCCACCATCTACCgttgcagcagcagcagttctAGCAGCTTGTGATTACGGATTAACGAGAAATATAGTTGAAATTAAGATAAATGAAGTTCCATCGTTGGAAAAG GATCACACGTTTTCCTGTTATAGTCTCTTGCGGAGGATTGTGGTGTTAAAATCCAAGTCCCCAAAAACAGTTGTTACCCCATACTCATGGAATACCAATTCAAGCTCTATTGATGCTCTTGATGATGATGCAAGAATGAAGTCCAAGGCTGGCACTAATAGAAGGCTAAACTATACCGATCTTGATGAGCAGAGCTCTCTTCGAAAAGCTTCTTGA
- the LOC142546654 gene encoding ATP-dependent RNA helicase eIF4A, with the protein MDSSESSLSTPPSPPSSFSPQRHFYLAVDRLQFKLETLVDLLGMLGRRPWLPVVVCCSTRDELDAVCSNVSNLSSYFNISSLYSDLSEGERARILDNFRLTTGRWNRMGKDEIDRDEGKEEERKSNVIVVTDACLPLIGSGESPVSARILINYELPSKKETYTRRMATCLSSDGIVINMVVGGEVVILKTIEETSGLVIAEMPIHILELM; encoded by the exons ATGGATTCCTCGGAATCATCTCTGTCCACCCCTCCTTCGCCACCGTCTTCTTTCAG CCCGCAGCGCCACTTTTACCTCGCCGTCGACAGACTTCAATTCAAGCTG GAAACCCTAGTGGATCTTTTGGGGATGCTTGGGCGGCGGCCTTGGCTTCCAGTGGTAGTTTGCTGCAGCACACGTGATGAACTCGATGCTGTTTGCTCCAATGTCTCTAATCTTTCGTCCTACTTCAACATTTCCTCTTTG TACAGTGATCTTTCTGAAGGAGAGAGAGCGCGGATTCTAGATAACTTCAGACTGACAACAGGGAGGTGGAATAGAATGGGAAAAGATGAGATTGATAGAGATGAAGGAAAGGAAGAGGAGAGAAAGTCAAATGTGATTGTTGTTACTGATGCCTGCCTTCCGCTCATTGGCTCGGGTGAGTCACCTGTTAGCGCTCGCATTCTGATCAATTATGAGCTGCCATCAAAGAAG GAGACATATACGAGGCGCATGGCCACATGCTTATCATCAG ATGGCATTGTGATCAACATGGTTGTCGGGGGAGAAGTTGTGATTCTTAAAACCATTGAAGAAACCAGTGGTCTGGTCATAGCTGAAATGCCTATACAc ATCCTTGAGCTGATGTGA
- the LOC142546650 gene encoding uncharacterized protein LOC142546650 codes for MPGDRHCPRIDTIELKLHVERRLGRQKSEEYFNLLSRYLSLKINKSEFDKLCIGLLGRENVTLHNGLIRAIISNAYAAKNPLPEHGKGENISLNVKVPNGYQRSILQSLCRDVFPQSPRKGRTPTLRDRKPKDRPSLLGPHGKANNVACEDSIPKVQEQQSATELLSLGSKPPVEVTSVEDGEEVDQDFGSPVVNRKSPLRAPFGVSLHTKGTRKVLCHGSAPFVEIDTCYNNGTLPDFSSLGKRLEQKVRMEGLNISTDCINLLNNGMDAFMKRLLKPCLDLAASRSDYKLPDKVQHQMKNGVSSMTHVQKSNRLFTLSTSDFRVAMESNPRSLGEDWPVLLEKISLHASED; via the coding sequence ATGCCAGGAGATCGGCATTGCCCTCGAATTGATACCATCGAGCTAAAACTTCACGTCGAAAGGAGACTCGGTCGACAAAAATCTGAGGAGTATTTCAATCTTTTGAGTAGGTACCTGAGTCTCAAGATTAATAAATCAGAGTTTGATAAGCTCTGTATTGGATTGTTGGGGAGGGAAAATGTCACTCTTCATAATGGACTTATTCGAGCAATTATCAGCAACGCTTATGCTGCCAAGAATCCTCTTCCTGAGCATGGGAAAGGGGAGAATATTTCATTGAATGTGAAAGTTCCGAATGGGTACCAAAGAAGTATTCTTCAATCTCTTTGCCGAGATGTGTTTCCTCAGTCTCCTAGAAAGGGTAGAACTCCCACTCTTCGAGATCGTAAACCCAAGGATAGACCAAGCTTACTTGGGCCTCATGGGAAGGCCAATAATGTGGCATGTGAAGATTCAATACCGAAGGTCCAGGAACAGCAGAGTGCTACAGAGCTTTTATCTCTAGGTAGTAAGCCCCCTGTCGAAGTTACATCCGTGGAAGACGGTGAAGAGGTGGACCAGGATTTCGGAAGTCCTGTAGTTAATAGAAAAAGCCCTCTTAGAGCTCCATTTGGAGTTTCTCTTCACACTAAAGGAACGAGAAAAGTGTTATGCCACGGATCAGCGCCTTTTGTTGAAATTGACACTTGCTATAACAATGGTACGCTTCCGGACTTTAGTTCCTTAGGGAAGAGGTTGGAACAAAAGGTGAGAATGGAAGGATTGAATATATCGACAGACTgtataaatttattgaataatggGATGGATGCATTTATGAAGAGATTACTCAAACCTTGCCTCGATTTAGCCGCCTCAAGATCCGATTACAAGCTCCCGGACAAAGTTCAGCATCAAATGAAGAATGGGGTGAGCTCAATGACACATGTACAAAAGTCTAACAGATTGTTTACTTTGTCGACGTCAGACTTCCGAGTTGCAATGGAATCAAATCCCCGGAGTCTTGGAGAAGACTGGCCGGTGCTGCTCGAGAAGATTTCCTTGCATGCTTCAGAAGATTAA
- the LOC142546652 gene encoding formin-like protein 6: MRVYYMCNFLVFSIVLSFMLQLITGAEPKIQNFVNEEKARRILHQPLFPSNSETPPPSPPPPPPTSQDSPDQDQPFFHEHPTGPTVDQGGSAGQQPASTSANTTPVSIPVSAKPTNSAKKIGVAVSSGILTLVMVSALVFYLFKQRSNQTDESRKLVNGNSRFTNEESRMPPSTFLYIGTVEPSARSLVNETANDDANGSPYQKLKPGKKPERYRPSPELQPLPPLTKPPLPPSINSPPPMSSSDDESNDTNFYTPQGSSMSNESPGSRHNHRNKQLNQARPETRIANTSVPHSKRTSPKSRLSASSPDTKPAMMQSIKQSFIPSETSSLGPSQPSKTLAFTPKRAAGKFSTPPPPPDMGRLQSISSYEQQTSKIPIPPPPPPPPPPPPPPQPFPAPRKFGPVETNVPLQVLKLATRLHLKTPSPKATPRSEKITSFEEEGKGSSSSEKLGADEKEGSKPKLKPLHWDKMRASSYRDTVWDHLKSSSFQLNEDAMESLFGFNFANSVPKEGRKLVIPSLDQENRVLDPKKSQNIAILLRALNVTREEVCEALLDGNPEGLGPELLETLVKMAPTKEEEIKLKNYNDEGFKLGSAERFLKSILSIPFAFKRVEAMLYRANFDAEVNYLQKSFQTLEEASEELKNSRLFLKLLEAVLRTGNRMNDGTNRGDARAFKLDTLLKLVDIKGTDGKTTLLHFVVQEIIRSEGAVPDPTSENLPIETTFQEEEFKKKGLRVVSGLSKELGSVKKAAGMDSDVLSSYVSKLETGLEKVRLVLQHEKQNLQGKFCDSMKKFLDEATEEIHRVKSEERKALSLVSEVTEYFHGDAAKEAHPLRIFLIVRDFLSILDNVCKDVGRMQDRPTMGAGKSFRIPVTAPMPVLNRYNMRRYDRSSDEDSM; this comes from the exons ATGAGAGTCTATTATATGTGCAATTTCTTGGTTTTCTCAATAGTTCTCTCTTTTATGCTCCAGTTGATCACAGGGGCAGAACCCAAGATTCAAAATTTCGTTAATGAAGAGAAAGCCAGGAGAATTCTGCACCAACCATTGTTTCCTTCCAATTCAGAAACGCCGCCGCCGTCGCCGCCTCCACCACCACCGACAAGCCAGGATTCACCAGACCAAGACCAGCCATTCTTCCATGAACACCCAACTGGTCCAACGGTGGATCAGGGCGGCAGTGCCGGCCAGCAGCCGGCATCAACTTCAGCCAACACGACGCCGGTGTCTATTCCAGTTTCCGCAAAGCCAACCAATTCTGCCAAGAAAATTGGAGTAGCAGTCTCATCAGGAATTCTAACTCTAGTAATGGTATCTGCGCTCGTCTTCTATTTATTTAAGCAGCGTTCGAATCAGACTGATGAGTCCCGGAAGCTTGTTAATGGGAATTCAAGATTCACCAATGAAGAATCAAGAATGCCACCATCTACTTTCCTCTACATTGGGACAGTGGAGCCATCTGCGAGAAGTTTGGTAAATGAGACCGCTAATGATGATGCGAATGGCTCACCATATCAAAAACTGAAACCCGGAAAAAAACCCGAACGGTACCGGCCTAGTCCCGAGCTTCAGCCGCTGCCACCTTTAACCAAGCCGCCGCTGCCGCCGAGTATAAATTCACCTCCACCGATGTCTTCATCAGATGATGAGAGCAACGACACCAATTTTTACACCCCACAAGGATCATCTATGAGCAACGAGTCTCCCGGTTCACGCCACAACCACCGGAATAAGCAATTAAACCAGGCTAGACCAGAAACTCGTATTGCTAATACTTCAGTCCCCCATTCCAAGCGAACATCACCAAAATCTCGTTTATCAGCATCATCCCCAGACACAAAGCCCGCGATGATGCAGTCAATAAAGCAATCTTTTATACCATCGGAAACTTCTTCCTTGGGGCCATCGCAGCCCAGTAAAACATTGGCATTTACTCCTAAAAGGGCAGCAGGAAAATTCTCGACGCCACCTCCACCACCGGATATGGGACGGCTTCAATCAATAAGCAGTTATGAGCAACAAACATCAAAAATACCAATTCCACCTCCGCCGCCTCCACCTCCCCCTCCCCCTCCCCCTCCCCAGCCTTTCCCAGCACCAAGAAAATTCGGACCCGTGGAAACAAATGTGCCTTTACAAGTCCTGAAACTGGCCACAAGGCTACACTTGAAGACTCCCAGTCCGAAAGCAACCCCAAGAAGTGAAAAAATAACCTCCTTTGAAGAAGAGGGCAAAGGTTCCAGTTCATCAGAGAAACTTGGTGCCGATGAAAAAGAGGGATCGAAGCCCAAGTTAAAGCCTTTGCATTGGGACAAAATGCGAGCCTCCTCGTACAGGGACACCGTTTGGGACCATTTAAAGTCAAGTTCATTCCA GTTGAATGAGGACGCGATGGAATCCCTTTTCGGATTTAATTTTGCTAATTCAGTTCCTAAAGAGGGCAGGAAGTTGGTGATCCCTTCTTTGGATCAGGAGAACAGAGTGCTGGATCCAAAGAAATCCCAAAACATTGCCATTTTATTGCGAGCATTGAACGTGACAAGAGAAGAAGTTTGTGAAGCACTTTTAGATG GAAATCCGGAGGGATTGGGTCCTGAGCTTTTGGAGACATTAGTGAAGATGGCGCCAACCAAAGAGGAGgaaataaaacttaaaaactACAATGATGAAGGCTTTAAGTTAGGATCCGCAGAGAGATTCCTCAAGTCAATACTCTCTATCCCATTTGCCTTTAAAAGAGTAGAAGCCATGCTATATAGAGCAAACTTTGATGCAGAAGTTAATTACTTGCAAAAATCTTTTCAAACCCTTGAG GAGGCGAGTGAGGAATTGAAGAATAGCCGCCTATTTCTTAAGCTGCTTGAAGCTGTTTTAAGGACAGGAAACCGAATGAATGATGGCACTAATCGTGGTGATGCTCGGGCTTTTAAACTAGACACTCTATTAAAATTAGTGGACATAAAGGGAACAGATGGGAAAACAACCTTACTTCACTTTGTCGTCCAAGAGATAATCAGGTCCGAAGGAGCAGTTCCCGACCCAACCAGTGAAAATCTGCCGATCGAAACCACTTTTCAAGAAGAAGAGTTCAAGAAAAAAGGATTGCGTGTCGTATCCGGCTTGAGTAAAGAACTTGGAAGTGTTAAAAAGGCAGCAGGAATGGACTCAGATGTATTGAGCAGCTACGTCTCCAAACTTGAAACGGGACTTGAGAAGGTTAGATTGGTTCTTCAACACGAGAAACAGAACCTGCAAGGTAAATTCTGTGATTCAATGAAAAAGTTTCTTGATGAAGCTACTGAGGAAATACACCGGGTTAAGTCCGAAGAAAGAAAAGCCTTGTCCCTCGTGAGTGAGGTAACCGAGTATTTCCATGGAGATGCTGCGAAAGAGGCCCATCCACTAAGGATTTTCTTGATCGTACGAGATTTTCTCTCCATATTAGACAATGTATGCAAAGATGTAGGCAGAATGCAGGATAGACCTACAATGGGCGCGGGGAAATCATTCAGAATACCTGTAACTGCACCAATGCCAGTACTTAACAGATACAACATGCGACGGTACGATAGAAGTTCTGATGAAGATAGCATGTGA
- the LOC142546653 gene encoding cyclin-D5-1-like isoform X1, which yields MEDTETSVSSLLCEEDESCLKEQGRYKDETFAFCSVSETDCEHIAMLIQRETIFQSNIEDCPVKSERKWLNSARLDAIKWILDTRARFGFQFGTAYLSLVYFDRFLSRKTIQDGMLWAIRLLSLVCLFLAAKMEESEPQPLSKYRVNDYNFEGNLIQRMELIVLTTLEWRMCCVTPFAYLNYFIIKFCGELRHKELATRAAELTLLLMEEINVAEHPPSTVAAAAVLAACDYGLTRNIVEIKINEVPSLEKDHTFSCYSLLRRIVVLKSKSPKTVVTPYSWNTNSSSIDALDDDARMKSKAGTNRRLNYTDLDEQSSLRKAS from the exons ATGGAGGACACTGAAACTTCAGTTTCTAGCCTTCTATGCGAAGAAGACGAGTCGTGTTTAAAGGAGCAGGGCCGTTACAAAGATGAAACCTTTGCTTTTTGTTCTGTTTCAGAGACTGATTGCGAGCATATTGCAATGTTAATTCAAAGAGAAACCATTTTTCAATCCAACATCGAAGATTGTCCTGTAAAGAGTGAAAGAAAATGGCTGAATTCTGCACGTTTGGATGCCATCAAATGGATTCTTGAT ACAAGGGCTCGTTTTGGATTCCAATTCGGCACTGCTTATTTATCACTGGTTTATTTTGATCGGTTCCTGTCGAGAAAAACGATtcag GATGGAATGTTGTGGGCAATTCGATTGCTATCACTTGTTTGCTTATTTTTGGCTGCGAAAATGGAGGAATCTGAACCACAGCCATTATCGAAATATCGTGTAAATGATTATAATTTCGAAGGAAATTTGATTCAGAGAATGGAATTAATAGTCTTGACTACTTTGGAATGGAGGATGTGTTGTGTCACTCCTTTTGCTTATCTTAACTATTTCATCATCAAGTTCTGTGGTGAACTCAGGCATAAGGAACTGGCAACTCGGGCCGCTGAATTAACCTTGCTTTTGATGGAAG AAATTAATGTAGCCGAACATCCACCATCTACCgttgcagcagcagcagttctAGCAGCTTGTGATTACGGATTAACGAGAAATATAGTTGAAATTAAGATAAATGAAGTTCCATCGTTGGAAAAG GATCACACGTTTTCCTGTTATAGTCTCTTGCGGAGGATTGTGGTGTTAAAATCCAAGTCCCCAAAAACAGTTGTTACCCCATACTCATGGAATACCAATTCAAGCTCTATTGATGCTCTTGATGATGATGCAAGAATGAAGTCCAAGGCTGGCACTAATAGAAGGCTAAACTATACCGATCTTGATGAGCAGAGCTCTCTTCGAAAAGCTTCTTGA
- the LOC142546655 gene encoding putative membrane protein At3g27390, with protein MPRSLKDWVKTVLVIFAFCAVLCFGALKSVIVGPIASLILILGNLGVILGLFPAHVAWTVYALLKTNRFDAPLKVAVLLGLPALFGIWLGLSIAVSVLVGLGYGFFTPWIASFEAFRLDDDESKKCVHCILDGTWETIKGSCTVVQDFADVCYHSYPLYLKELRENPASSELQPLRFIHVPACIIVGLLGLIVEIPLYTAIAIVKSPLMLFKGWHRLLQDLISREGPFLETACIPIAGLTIIMWPVVVIGSIVMAIFSSFFIGLYGSVIVYQERSFRRGIAYVIAMVAEFDEYTNDWLYLREGSILPKPRYRKKKMSNTSEFSVGRNHSLRGSVLTETPAILVPSLTSSRSVREAIKEVKMVQVWGSMMRSCEGMGKELLDKGVLTSADLSEYLKAKHSHEAHIIGVGLPCFSLFHTLLYSIKNGSNGLMFMDNTEVNYQNRPQDRLLDWFFHPVMVLKDQIRVINLEEGEIQYLGKLILFGNNEQRFKSWENGSIVPKDSIRAAQIEGLSRRMLGIIRSSSKLPTYRRRFRQVVKALVAFAVAKEGGGPKAVDNSGLKGGSNRSLSSAAAKEGSNRSMSTRSIASLDIV; from the exons ATGCCTCGCAGCTTGAAAGACTGGGTCAAAACAGTCTTGGTGATTTTTGCATTCTGTGCAGTCCTATGCTTTGGTGCCCTTAAAA GTGTGATTGTAGGTCCGATTGCTAGTTTGATTCTGATTTTGGGCAATTTAGGGGTGATTCTTGGCCTTTTTCCTGCACATGTGGCCTGGACAGTCTACGCCCTTTTGAA GACAAATAGATTTGATGCGCCACTTAAAGTTGCAGTCTTGTTAGGATTACCTGCTTTGTTTGGTATTTGGCTGGGCCTCAGCATCGCTGTTAGTGTTCTTGTGGGATTGGGTTACGGTTTCTTCACTCCGTGGATTGCTTCGTTTGAAGCTTTCAGACTTGATGATGATGAATCCAAGAAATGTGTCCACTGTATTTTG GATGGGACATGGGAAACTATCAAGGGTAGCTGTACGGTGGTTCAAGATTTTGCTGATGTATGTTATCATTCTTATCCACTCTATCTGAAGGAGTTGAGAGAAAATCCTGCTTCTAGTGAGCTTCAGCCTCTTAG ATTTATTCACGTGCCAGCATGCATCATTGTTGGTCTCCTGGGGTTGATTGTCGAGATCCCACTTTACACTGCTATAGCTATAGTAAAGAGTCCTTTAATGTTGTTTAAAGGGTGGCATAGGCTGCTACAGGATTTGATTAGTCGCGAAGGCCCATTTCTTGAAACCGCTTGCATTCCCATTGCTGGTTTGACGATCATTATGTGGCCAGTTGTCGTCATTGGGAGCATCGTAATGGCTATATTTTCGAGCTTTTTCATAGGATTGTATGGATCCGTTATAGTATATCAG GAACGATCCTTCCGACGAGGCATTGCATATGTGATTGCTATGGTTGCGGAATTTGACGAGTATACAAATGATTGGCTTTATCTTCGTGAAGGGTCGATCCTCCCCAA GCCCAGGTACCGGAAGAAAAAAATGTCCAATACTTCCGAATTTTCGGTTGGAAGAAACCATTCTTTACGTGGTTCTGTCCTGACTGAAACTCCGGCGATTCTTGTTCCCAGCTTGACATCATCAAGATCGGTAAGGGAGGCAATAAAGGAGGTGAAAATGGTACAG GTGTGGGGAAGCATGATGAGATCTTGCGAAGGGATGGGAAAAGAGCTATTGGACAAGGGCGTGTTAACGTCAGCCGACCTCTCTGAGTATTTGAAAGCCAAGCATTCACATGAGGCACATATCATCGGTGTTGGGTTGCCTTGTTTTTCACTGTTTCATACTCTTCTTTACTCCATTAAAAATGGATCGAATGGTCTTATGTTTATGGACAATACTGAGGTTAACTATCAAAATAGACCCCAGGACAGACTGTTGGACTGGTTTTTCCACCCTGTAATGGTCCTCAAGGATCAAATCAGAGTGATCAACTTGGAGGAAGGCGAGATACAGTATCTGGGGAAACTTATTCTTTTTGGAAATAACGAACAACGTTTTAAATCTTGGGAAAATGGGAGTATTGTTCCTAAAGATTCCATTAGAGCCGCTCAAATTGAGGGCCTCAGTCGCAG AATGTTGGGGATTATCAGAAGTTCATCGAAGCTACCAACTTACAGAAGGAGATTTCGGCAGGTTGTAAAGGCACTAGTTGCTTTTGCGGTAGCAAAAGAAGGTGGTGGCCCAAAGGCCGTGGACAATTCTGGTTTGAAGGGTGGATCTAATAGATCATTATCTTCTGCTGCAGCAAAGGAAGGCTCCAACAGATCCATGTCTACTAGATCAATTGCTTCCCTCGACATCGTGTAG